The nucleotide window GGATGTCAATCCTTATATCGATAAGGGTGTTTTTTATTGCTGACATCCCCTCCGGTATCTTTCAGGGCGATCATCCAGAATATTGTTATCCATATGAAAAATATTATCCATCCAAGATGCGTATGCACTGTAAGCAGTGCACTTGCTCCATAATAATACCCCACAAGGAAAAGGATCACAACACGGATGATGTTTGCAAAAAATGTGCCAATAATGCCCATTGCAAAAAGAGCGGCCTTTCTTGCATGCGAAACTTTCAAGTCATACGACATTGCGATGAATGCCGCAATGAAGACAGCCATTGAAGTGACTCCGGAACAGAACGCTCCGACAAAGACCCTGAATTTTGTATCTGATGCGATCAAAGTATATCCCCCTATTGCTGAAACCGAATAAACCGGGATTCCAAGAAGATTGACAACCTTTTCTGTTATATAGGTAATCAGCCCTATCAGCGGCATGTAAAGTGCTTCAAATTGAAAATTAACGCTTCCGGTCATCCCGTATTCATAGCCTGCCGCAGGCAGTATCAGGATTCCAAGCACTATGAAGAATCTTGAAGAAAATCTTATCATCGGGTTTTCTGATCTTGTTATGCTTGAAAGAAAGTCTTTTTTCACCATAAGGAATACTGCTGTGCCAAAATAGGCCGCAGCCAG belongs to Nanoarchaeota archaeon and includes:
- a CDS encoding archaeosortase/exosortase family protein translates to MKLERIQILSIVLLLGSFLYLFEIFYHGFVQGDFNKVQIILTFLLLFASGGLLIGYQMLEGTVKKKELFEMGSFLGLSVLMLFAIFYTRNSGTIVPLLLAAAYFGTAVFLMVKKDFLSSITRSENPMIRFSSRFFIVLGILILPAAGYEYGMTGSVNFQFEALYMPLIGLITYITEKVVNLLGIPVYSVSAIGGYTLIASDTKFRVFVGAFCSGVTSMAVFIAAFIAMSYDLKVSHARKAALFAMGIIGTFFANIIRVVILFLVGYYYGASALLTVHTHLGWIIFFIWITIFWMIALKDTGGDVSNKKHPYRYKD